One Streptomyces sp. RPA4-2 genomic window carries:
- a CDS encoding family 2 encapsulin nanocompartment cargo protein terpene cyclase — translation MPEPGPSPAQSCLADAMALVGARTRLTHSESDGDTPSDFVPRSREEGDAVVGPTAPALERILRGPSGLGTAGLYLTRREGPPTPGEPEAPAEGTPVPGLYHHPVTQPDPVRVEEVSRRIKRWAVDEVQAYPPEWEDQFDGFSVGRYMVACHPDAPTVDHLMIATRLMVAENVLDDCYCEDHGGSPVGLGSRLLLAHTALDPLLTTQEYEHPWAESLRSDAPRRAYRSAMAYFVQQATPSQADRYRHDMARLHLGYLAEAAWSEADHVPEVWEYLAMRQFNNFRPCPTITDTIGGYELPADLHAQPDMQRVIALASNATTIVNDLYSYTKELDSPGRHLNLPVVIAEREGLPDRDGYLKAVEIHNDLMHTFEAEAATLAAACPVPSVLRFLRGVAVWVDGNHYWHQSNTYRYSLPDFW, via the coding sequence ATGCCCGAGCCCGGGCCTTCCCCCGCGCAGTCGTGCCTGGCTGACGCCATGGCCCTCGTCGGGGCCCGCACCCGCCTCACCCACTCCGAATCCGACGGCGACACCCCCAGCGACTTCGTCCCGCGGAGCAGGGAGGAGGGCGATGCCGTGGTCGGTCCGACGGCCCCCGCCCTGGAACGGATTCTGCGGGGTCCCAGCGGGCTGGGCACAGCCGGCCTGTATCTGACGCGGCGAGAGGGACCACCGACACCTGGGGAGCCCGAGGCGCCGGCGGAGGGCACGCCGGTCCCCGGCCTCTACCACCACCCGGTGACGCAGCCGGACCCGGTTCGGGTGGAGGAGGTCAGCCGCAGGATCAAGAGGTGGGCGGTCGACGAGGTCCAGGCCTACCCCCCGGAGTGGGAGGACCAGTTCGACGGCTTCTCCGTCGGACGCTACATGGTGGCCTGCCATCCCGACGCTCCCACGGTCGACCACCTGATGATCGCTACGCGGCTGATGGTCGCGGAGAACGTGCTCGACGACTGTTACTGCGAGGACCATGGCGGCTCACCGGTCGGGCTCGGCAGTCGCCTGCTGCTGGCACACACGGCTCTCGACCCCCTGCTCACGACACAGGAGTACGAGCACCCGTGGGCGGAGTCGCTCCGGTCGGACGCGCCGCGGCGCGCCTACCGCTCCGCCATGGCGTACTTCGTCCAGCAGGCCACTCCCTCGCAGGCCGACCGGTACCGGCACGACATGGCACGTCTGCACCTGGGCTACCTCGCGGAGGCCGCGTGGTCCGAGGCGGATCACGTGCCCGAGGTCTGGGAGTACCTGGCGATGCGCCAGTTCAACAACTTCCGTCCCTGCCCGACGATCACCGACACCATCGGCGGCTACGAACTGCCGGCGGACCTGCATGCCCAGCCGGACATGCAGCGGGTCATCGCGCTCGCCTCGAACGCCACCACCATCGTGAACGACCTCTACTCCTACACCAAGGAGCTCGACAGCCCGGGCAGACATCTGAACCTGCCCGTGGTGATCGCCGAACGTGAGGGCCTCCCGGACCGGGACGGCTATCTGAAAGCAGTCGAGATCCACAACGACCTCATGCACACATTCGAAGCCGAAGCCGCCACCCTGGCGGCCGCCTGCCCTGTACCGAGCGTGCTGCGCTTCCTGCGAGGCGTGGCCGTGTGGGTCGACGGCAACCACTACTGGCACCAGTCCAACACCTATCGATACAGCCTGCCCGACTTTTGGTAA
- a CDS encoding geranyl diphosphate 2-C-methyltransferase codes for MTSTELTTSTATFIPGPASPYQGDIARYWDGEARPVNLRLGDVDGLYHHHYGIGAIDHAALGDTNDAGYESRLVSELHRLESAQAEVLLDHLGPIGRDDTLLDAGCGRGGSMVMAHQRFGCNVEGVTLSAKQAEFANRRALELGIEDRVRARVCNMLDTPLDSGQAAASWNNESSMYVDLEDLFAEHSRVLSVGGRYVTITGCWNPRYGQPSKWVSQINAHFECNIHSRREYLRAMANNRLVPQAVIDLTPETLPYWELRATSSLVTGIETAFINSYQDGSFQYLLIAADRV; via the coding sequence ATGACCAGCACCGAACTCACGACCAGCACAGCCACGTTCATCCCCGGCCCCGCCTCGCCCTACCAAGGGGACATCGCCCGCTACTGGGACGGCGAGGCGAGGCCCGTCAACCTGCGTCTCGGCGACGTGGACGGGCTCTACCACCACCACTACGGCATCGGCGCCATCGACCACGCCGCCCTCGGGGACACCAATGACGCCGGGTACGAGAGCAGGCTGGTCTCCGAGCTGCACCGCCTGGAGTCGGCGCAGGCCGAAGTCCTCTTGGACCACCTCGGTCCCATCGGGCGTGACGACACCCTCCTGGACGCCGGCTGCGGCCGCGGCGGCTCGATGGTCATGGCCCACCAGCGGTTCGGGTGCAACGTCGAGGGCGTCACCCTGTCGGCCAAGCAGGCGGAGTTCGCCAACCGCCGCGCCCTGGAACTCGGCATCGAGGACCGCGTCCGTGCCCGCGTGTGCAACATGCTCGACACTCCGCTCGACAGTGGACAGGCCGCCGCCTCGTGGAACAACGAGTCGAGCATGTACGTCGACCTGGAGGACCTCTTCGCCGAGCACTCCCGCGTCCTGTCGGTCGGTGGCCGCTACGTGACCATCACCGGCTGCTGGAACCCGCGTTACGGCCAGCCGTCGAAGTGGGTCTCCCAGATCAACGCCCACTTCGAGTGCAACATCCACTCCCGCCGGGAGTACCTCCGCGCCATGGCCAACAACCGACTTGTACCGCAGGCCGTCATCGACCTGACCCCCGAGACGCTGCCCTACTGGGAGCTGCGTGCCACGTCCTCACTGGTCACCGGTATCGAGACGGCGTTCATCAACTCCTACCAGGACGGCTCCTTCCAGTACCTCCTGATCGCGGCCGACCGCGTCTGA